The sequence ATGGCACAAACAATTTGGGATTATACATTAAGTTGTGttgacaaaaataaaaacgcAAAAGACATTTTATTAACAGAGCCTCCTTTATGCTCCACTTCTCATAGAACAAAAATGggagaaattttttttgagtattttgattttttaaatttgaacATTTCTGTGTCAGGTTTAATGTCTATATATGCCGCGGGGGTAACAACTGGTTTAGTTTTAGATATAGGAGAAGGTGTTACTCAGTGCTTACCAATATTTGATGGATATATCGAAAAAAATTCAGTTATACGTTCAGATTTTGGTGGAGAAGAATTAAGTAtgtttttacaaaaattaatatgtGATATTGGATATAGCATGACaacaagaaaaaattttgaatatgTTAAAtcaattaaagaaaatttatgcTTTTGTTCATTAAATCCATCACAAGATCAACTAAGAGATGACTTATCAGTCACATATACTTTACCAGATGGTGATGTTTTAAGAGATGGTTATAATACCATTGAAATATCTCATGAACGTTTTTATGTTCCTGAAGCTTTGTTTAATCCTCAGTTGTGTCATAGAGATAGTTTAAGTATCGTTGATATTATTTGGAAATCTATTTTAGCATGCCCTATTGAAAATAGGAAAAGCTTATCTAATTGTATAGTACTTTCAGGTGGATCTACTTTATTTCCTAATTTAGTAGAAAGAATCGAAAcagaagtaaaaaataattctccAGCAAATGCAAGATCTTCTGTAaaagtaattttaaaaaaaaacaagatAAGCAGTTTTAACACATTTCATATTGTACTATTTATGCTTTtccacatatatatatatatatggatattgtttgtttaaaaaaaaaaaagaaaaatatatatttttaaatatatttaatataaatatatatttttatttttttataaaataaggTTTATGCACATGAAAAAAGAGCTGTTATGGCTTGGTGCGGTTCAAGAATATTTTCGCAACCAGAATTAAGAGAAGCTCAACAGGGTTTATGGATTTCTAAAGAtgaatataatgaaataggagataacatatttttaataaaggtaagaaacaaaaaaaaataaaataaaataaaaatgcaaacttaaaataattaaatatgtcATCATATACTATTCATGtggtatatatattaaatattatttatatatctaATACACATTTCTTGTATCATTTTAACATAATATCTCTATTTTTTGaattgttatatatatgttaaaacctattatttattataatttctttatatatatatatattttatactatttttaaaaaatttatataaatatttttccaAGAACTTTTTTATGTCTTTTCAACATATTATATGTCTTTAATTTCTTTGATTTTTTCGTGATATTTCACTTTTCATGTTTATatctattataattttttttttttttttcaactaTAGGCAACTCTAAAACTTACCTAACCCAGAACTTTATCctatattattttgttattttttatggaTATATGCTTCtattttttagtatattttttatctttttttttaattttttcttgctataaaaaaaaattatgatgcATTATTTATTAGCACATATTTAAACAAATAGAAATTcaatttcttaatttttttttaataatttgtaacttgttcttttattatattttctatttttaaattataaattccTCTTTGAGCTTTTGTTGATACTAAATGATGCAAATTCTTTGCAACTTTGTGCATTTTCgtatcttttaatttattttcatacagctgtttaaaagtaaaaaaattttttattttttgagaacaaacataattttttcattgttttacataaaatatgaataaaaagtaatgaatatatatatctatataaGATAAACATagcaaaatataaaaaaacgtTAATCATACTAATtgattctttcttttttcttcaagTTCTAAAAGCATTTTGCTTTTTTGTTCATTAACCTATAAGTATTAacacaataataaaaaagatgcTTATTTcatacttttattatatttttttttttttttttgaatttcatacataattattaatttcaataatttgtctttttctcttaaaaaaatcgtgaatatattttcttgAATAAAAACCACGAAAACTATACTTATtcatatagaaaaatattactgttatatataattgtgaatttataataaatatatgtttttttttttttttttttttcttatttattattttgtgtATTTTAcgttttttgtatttttatagcATTGTCTGACATATGCAAAATTATTTGCTGCTctaatttttgtttcttcagtttttttaataaatatttacaaCTGCATAGCtctattttattcttaatatattttaaaaaatatctaatataaaagtaaacGAATGTATATTCATTGCATAAAACacataatataatttctttaaaatttttcctaattcaaaaaaaagaaattgtttacttataaattaaatatattcttcTTTCTTTATAACCtctataatatttttgtataacTATAGCAGCtaacttttcttttttctcattttcttttttttctctattaaaaattaatacatttcattaattttaaaaaggaaaatatgatataattttttcattataaccTTAAAAGCCTTTTGTACTCATAAGataaattcatatattttaataattttataaaatccATTGTATTTTATTTCGTACATCTcttcaaaatatattaaattatgagcatttaaaaagaaaaaaaaaaattaaaaaactatttcaaattttctttacaaagtaaaaataaatataaatatatgtgaaTCAAATACAGTTAAatggaaataaaaataaaaattagacatatatatatatatatatagaggAAGtcacttataaaaaaaaagagtaaaatatataatatttttgatattttttaattaaaattaatacaattatcacttataaaaataaataaatatataaatataaatatatatatatatatatatttatgtatttgtCTTAAAATTGCATCACAAATATTTTCTGTTAGaaaatcaaaaatataaatatatacaaatatgcaaaaacatataattcaatttacaaaaaaaaaaaaaaaaaaattaaaataaaataaaataataaagtaatgataaaataaataatgttaGAAGAAACAATTATGTTTGatgtatttaataaatcttATACATAGCTTTATTTACCATTTTTACTAAATTAAACATATATGatacaaaataattttgtttctttattcatttatccatctattttttttttctttttatttaaaatttgagATACTAAAGATGATTTTAAAGCTAATTCACTTAAGCGTTTTTGACTTTGCCTAGATAAAAcagaatttttaaatgaagtGGAAGACATGCGAGaactataatttttatttattaagaagttaatattttttttttttaaaatttctttattgtattttatattttttaagctATTCTGTAATTTTTCTGCAATAATctctcttttatttattttttgtaa comes from Plasmodium relictum strain SGS1 genome assembly, chromosome: 9 and encodes:
- the ALP1 gene encoding actin-like protein, putative, with amino-acid sequence MDNQTIIIDNGSGYIKAGLNVYEEPSIIFPTIVGNFRHNENSETFVGDDAIYHESELSIYRPIDHGHISNWDMAQTIWDYTLSCVDKNKNAKDILLTEPPLCSTSHRTKMGEIFFEYFDFLNLNISVSGLMSIYAAGVTTGLVLDIGEGVTQCLPIFDGYIEKNSVIRSDFGGEELSMFLQKLICDIGYSMTTRKNFEYVKSIKENLCFCSLNPSQDQLRDDLSVTYTLPDGDVLRDGYNTIEISHERFYVPEALFNPQLCHRDSLSIVDIIWKSILACPIENRKSLSNCIVLSGGSTLFPNLVERIETEVKNNSPANARSSVKVYAHEKRAVMAWCGSRIFSQPELREAQQGLWISKDEYNEIGDNIFLIKATLKLT